GATTCGATTAACTTTAAGTCTTTTGGACTCATCGCAAATGGTGCTTCACCTTCGTTAAATAATGCTACTTCTTCACCGTCTTTTTCTTCGTATAGATCATAGTCCCAGCGACAAGATTGGCAGCAGCCGCCACGGTTTGAGTCACGTGCTGTCATGTGATTCGATAATGTACAACGACCAGAGTAAGCGATACACATTGCACCGTGCACGAATGCCTCGATTTCAATATCTACTTCCTCTTTCATTTTTAGCATTTCTTCGCCGCCAACTTCACGTGCCAGTACAACACGCTCTAAACCTTCGTCTTTCCAATACTTAACCGCTTTCCAGTTTGAAAGTGATTGCTGTGTAGAAAGGTGGATTTCTAAAGATGGAGCTGCCTTTTTACAAGTTTCGATAATTAACGGGTCGGCTACAATAATCCCTTTAACACCAGCACCTTCAATTCCTTGTAAATATTCTTCAAGACCGTCCATATTTTCATTGTGAGCGAAAATGTTTGTTGTAACGTAAATCACTGCGCCATATCGGTTGGCAAACTCTACGCCTTCTTTCATCTCTTCAATAGTGAAGTTTCCTGCGTTTGAACGTAGACCGAATTCTTGACCACCGATGAATACAGCGTCTGCGCCGTAATGTACGGCAACTTTTAATTTTTCTAAGCTTCCTGCTGGTGCCAAAAGCTCAGGTTTTTTCGTAATCACTGTTTTTCCGTTAATTGTTTCACGGATTTTTTCGTTTTGAATTAACTGTAGCATGATGCCTTCGTTCTCCTTCCTAGTAAACTGTTTCTTTGTAGATGAAGCCAGTATCCAGTGGACGTAACGCCGGCTGAATTGCCTCTACTTGCTCGAATAATTCAGATTTGATTTCATCGTATGCATCTTCACCTTGCTCAAAGTAGGTATCAATTGCTGTACGGTAAAGTGACGCCACTTTGACCACATAGTCGAATGATTGTAAGATGCCATCGATTTTTAATGAATCAATGCCTGCTTCGAATAGTTCATTCATTTCTTCGA
This portion of the Solibacillus daqui genome encodes:
- a CDS encoding peptidase U32 family protein, with product MLQLIQNEKIRETINGKTVITKKPELLAPAGSLEKLKVAVHYGADAVFIGGQEFGLRSNAGNFTIEEMKEGVEFANRYGAVIYVTTNIFAHNENMDGLEEYLQGIEGAGVKGIIVADPLIIETCKKAAPSLEIHLSTQQSLSNWKAVKYWKDEGLERVVLAREVGGEEMLKMKEEVDIEIEAFVHGAMCIAYSGRCTLSNHMTARDSNRGGCCQSCRWDYDLYEEKDGEEVALFNEGEAPFAMSPKDLKLIESIPHMIELGIDSLKVEGRMKSIHYVATVVSVYRKVIDAYCADPENFSFQKEWLEELARCANRATASSFFEGEPSYKQQMFGFHSHKMKWDFAGFVMDYDAETQMVTMEQRNYFKPGDTIEFFGPNIETFKMTVGQLWDEDGNELDVARHPLQILKFKVDRPLSKYDMMRKENN